A single genomic interval of Flavihumibacter rivuli harbors:
- a CDS encoding TonB-dependent receptor, whose translation MRKSYSKIACMLLAVFFSIAAYSQAVTVKGNVKNSQSQDAVPAVSVTIKGTNIGTFTDDKGNFSLTTNQKPPFTLVFTSIGFETQELNVANADQSINVSFAPSSQLGTEVVVSASRVPERILESPVSIERVNRQAIVTAPAAGYYDIVANLKGVDMTTASLTFKTPSTRGFNGSGNTRFNQIVDGMDNQAPGLNFSVGSIVGLNELDVDNMELLPGASSALYGPGGMNGTLLINSKNPFRYNGLSFQVKAGMMHTDGRYRDASAYHNWAVRWAQKVGERFAYKITGEFIHAQDWLGADYRNYARLGTNGQVIPGTRATDPNYDGVNVYGDETTIDLMKNVLIPIGQQAYWLDPYITTLGRNRVINVSRTGYTEKEIVDPNTVNFKLGGAMHYKLTEKLEAVFAANWGTGNTVYTGSERYSLRDLKMGQYKLELNHKNWYIRGYTTQENAGQSYNATVTTRLFNEAWKPSATWYSQYGQAFLANLLNGRTEAEAHAAARAIADQGRPAAGSEQFRKLFDAVRSKPISEGGGLFVDKTDLYNIEGQYNLSYLTGNVADILVGGNYKIYNLNSEGTLFADSTGPISITEYGAYIQATRKFFGDVLKLSVSGRYDKNENFKGRFTPRATAVIQAAKNHNFRLSYQTAYRFPSTQQQWINLAIGSNVRLIGGVDAFRTFYNFDKNPVFTVPTSAGQVPTPYEFTEFKPEAVQTFEIGYKSLLAGGKVLLDAYGYWGTYQDFLARTLIMQATTGNPADLADPTKRSIYSIPVNLEDKVKTYGFGLSVDYRFYKNFVASFNVSSDKLSEVPEGYVSFFNTPEYRTNLTIANSGFGKDKRLGFAATYKWQKEFFYESDFANGTVPEIHTVDAQVSYKLPKMRSLIKIGANNLLNQYYYNAMGNPMVGGLYYVGFGYNVF comes from the coding sequence ATGAGAAAAAGCTACAGCAAAATTGCTTGCATGCTGTTGGCCGTATTCTTCTCGATTGCTGCCTATTCCCAAGCCGTTACCGTTAAAGGAAACGTGAAGAACAGTCAGAGTCAGGATGCTGTGCCAGCCGTCTCCGTTACCATCAAGGGTACCAATATTGGTACATTTACCGATGATAAAGGAAATTTCAGCCTAACTACCAACCAAAAGCCCCCCTTCACCCTGGTATTCACCTCAATTGGTTTTGAGACCCAGGAGTTGAACGTGGCCAATGCCGACCAGTCCATCAATGTAAGTTTTGCCCCCTCTTCCCAATTGGGTACAGAAGTGGTGGTATCTGCCAGCCGGGTTCCGGAAAGGATCCTGGAGTCCCCCGTTTCCATTGAGCGGGTGAACCGCCAGGCCATCGTTACTGCGCCTGCGGCTGGTTACTATGATATCGTTGCCAACCTGAAAGGGGTGGACATGACCACTGCCTCTTTAACGTTTAAAACACCCAGTACCCGTGGTTTCAACGGTAGTGGTAACACCCGTTTTAACCAGATCGTGGATGGTATGGACAACCAGGCCCCCGGTTTGAACTTCTCCGTGGGATCCATCGTTGGCCTGAACGAGCTGGATGTTGATAATATGGAATTGCTGCCCGGCGCCTCTTCAGCGCTGTATGGTCCGGGCGGTATGAATGGTACCTTGCTGATCAACAGTAAGAACCCCTTCCGCTACAATGGTCTTTCCTTCCAGGTAAAGGCTGGTATGATGCATACGGACGGTCGCTACCGCGATGCCTCTGCTTACCATAACTGGGCTGTACGCTGGGCCCAGAAAGTAGGGGAGCGCTTTGCCTATAAGATCACCGGTGAATTCATCCATGCACAGGACTGGCTGGGTGCAGACTACCGCAACTATGCCCGTTTGGGTACCAATGGCCAGGTTATTCCCGGTACACGCGCTACCGATCCCAACTACGACGGTGTCAACGTGTATGGTGATGAAACCACTATTGACCTGATGAAGAATGTGCTGATCCCCATTGGCCAACAGGCTTATTGGCTGGATCCATATATTACCACCCTTGGTAGGAACCGCGTGATCAATGTTTCCCGTACCGGTTACACTGAAAAGGAGATCGTTGATCCCAATACCGTTAACTTCAAGCTGGGTGGTGCCATGCACTACAAGCTTACGGAGAAACTGGAAGCTGTTTTTGCAGCCAACTGGGGTACTGGTAATACTGTTTATACCGGATCCGAGCGCTATTCCCTGCGCGACCTGAAGATGGGTCAGTACAAGCTGGAACTTAACCATAAGAACTGGTATATCCGCGGTTATACTACCCAGGAGAATGCTGGCCAGTCCTACAACGCTACTGTTACCACCCGTTTGTTCAATGAAGCCTGGAAGCCTTCTGCTACCTGGTATTCCCAATATGGCCAGGCGTTCCTGGCGAACCTGCTGAACGGAAGGACAGAAGCAGAAGCCCATGCCGCCGCGCGCGCTATTGCCGATCAGGGTCGCCCTGCTGCCGGTTCAGAGCAGTTCAGGAAACTCTTTGATGCCGTGAGGAGCAAGCCCATTTCAGAAGGTGGTGGCCTGTTCGTTGACAAGACCGACCTGTATAATATCGAAGGCCAGTACAACCTTTCCTACCTGACCGGAAATGTTGCCGACATCCTTGTTGGTGGTAATTACAAGATCTACAACCTGAACTCAGAAGGTACCTTGTTCGCCGATTCAACCGGTCCGATCTCGATCACTGAATATGGTGCCTATATCCAGGCTACCCGTAAGTTCTTCGGAGATGTGTTGAAACTCTCTGTTTCTGGTCGCTACGATAAGAACGAGAACTTCAAGGGCCGCTTTACCCCAAGGGCTACTGCGGTTATCCAGGCTGCCAAGAACCACAACTTCCGTTTGTCTTACCAGACCGCCTACCGTTTCCCCTCTACCCAGCAACAGTGGATCAACCTGGCTATTGGTTCCAATGTCCGCCTGATCGGTGGTGTGGATGCCTTCAGGACCTTCTATAATTTTGATAAGAACCCTGTATTTACTGTACCAACCAGTGCAGGACAAGTGCCTACTCCTTATGAGTTCACCGAGTTCAAGCCTGAAGCCGTGCAGACCTTCGAGATCGGTTATAAGAGCCTGTTAGCCGGCGGTAAGGTTTTACTAGATGCTTACGGATACTGGGGAACTTACCAGGACTTCCTGGCCCGTACCCTGATCATGCAGGCTACCACCGGTAACCCTGCGGACCTTGCAGATCCTACCAAGCGCAGTATCTATTCTATTCCTGTTAACCTGGAAGACAAGGTGAAGACCTATGGATTCGGCCTTAGTGTGGATTATCGCTTCTACAAGAACTTCGTTGCATCCTTCAACGTTTCTTCTGATAAGCTGAGCGAGGTTCCGGAAGGGTATGTGTCCTTCTTCAATACACCTGAATACCGTACCAACCTGACCATTGCCAATTCCGGTTTCGGTAAGGACAAGCGTTTAGGTTTTGCTGCAACTTACAAGTGGCAGAAGGAGTTCTTCTACGAGAGTGATTTCGCGAACGGTACCGTTCCGGAGATCCACACGGTAGATGCCCAGGTTAGTTACAAACTGCCTAAGATGAGGTCACTGATCAAGATCGGCGCTAACAACCTGCTGAACCAGTACTACTACAATGCCATGGGTAACCCGATGGTAGGTGGCCTGTACTATGTAGGCTTTGGTTATAACGTGTTTTAA
- a CDS encoding phosphoribosylaminoimidazolesuccinocarboxamide synthase has protein sequence MAQFQFPGQTAFYKGKVRDVYTISDKWLVMVASDRISAFDVILPEHIPYKGQVLNQIAAYMLQATSDICPNWLNKVPAPNVSIGQKCVPFKIEMVVRGNLTGHAWRTYASGKRELCGVALPEGMKENDFFPTPIITPSTKAAEGHDEDISKEEIIKQGLASAADWAKLEEYTLKLFARGKEIAARQGLILVDTKYEFGKIGDTIYLMDEIHTPDSSRYFYADGFEERQAKGEKQKQLSKEFVREWLIANNFMGKEGQTVPHMSPEWIDTISKRYIELYEQVIGQSFQPQRLSEEETYERVVKALEELG, from the coding sequence ATGGCACAATTTCAATTCCCCGGACAGACTGCTTTTTATAAAGGAAAGGTTCGTGATGTCTATACCATCAGTGATAAATGGCTGGTCATGGTAGCATCCGACCGCATCTCTGCTTTTGATGTGATCCTACCAGAGCATATTCCATATAAAGGACAAGTGCTGAACCAGATCGCTGCATACATGCTGCAGGCGACCAGTGACATCTGCCCGAACTGGCTTAACAAGGTTCCGGCACCAAATGTTTCCATTGGCCAGAAATGTGTTCCGTTCAAGATCGAAATGGTGGTGAGGGGCAACCTTACCGGCCATGCCTGGCGAACCTACGCCAGCGGCAAACGGGAACTCTGCGGGGTTGCCCTGCCCGAGGGAATGAAGGAAAACGACTTCTTCCCTACCCCCATTATCACCCCTTCTACCAAGGCAGCCGAAGGCCATGATGAAGATATTTCTAAGGAAGAGATCATCAAACAGGGCCTGGCCAGCGCAGCAGACTGGGCTAAACTGGAAGAATATACGCTGAAATTATTCGCCCGCGGAAAAGAGATCGCGGCCAGGCAGGGGCTGATCCTGGTGGACACCAAGTATGAATTCGGTAAGATCGGCGACACCATCTACCTGATGGATGAGATCCATACGCCCGACTCCTCCCGTTATTTCTATGCCGATGGCTTCGAAGAACGCCAGGCAAAGGGAGAAAAGCAGAAACAGCTCAGCAAGGAGTTCGTGAGGGAATGGCTGATCGCCAATAATTTCATGGGCAAGGAAGGCCAGACCGTTCCACACATGAGCCCGGAATGGATCGATACCATCAGCAAACGCTATATTGAACTTTATGAGCAGGTGATCGGCCAGTCCTTCCAACCCCAACGCCTGAGCGAAGAAGAAACCTATGAAAGGGTGGTGAAGGCATTGGAAGAACTGGGATAA
- a CDS encoding abscisic acid-deficient protein Aba4 family protein, with protein sequence MNPDTLFQLSSTLALLGWVLLLIFHKTLWIGKVLIGTIITLFAILYTWLIASNLSSFQSDSFNSLDNIANLFHDRSALLAGWIHYLAFDLLTGVFIVTNARKHGIGFWPLLPCLFFTFMLGPFGLLLYLLLRWFQTRQYFADIE encoded by the coding sequence ATGAACCCGGATACGCTCTTCCAGCTCAGTAGCACACTGGCCCTGTTGGGTTGGGTACTTCTGCTCATCTTCCACAAGACCCTTTGGATCGGCAAGGTCCTGATCGGCACCATCATCACCCTCTTTGCTATTCTTTATACCTGGCTGATCGCTTCCAACCTTTCCAGCTTCCAATCGGACAGTTTCAATTCCCTCGACAATATCGCCAACCTTTTCCATGACCGGTCCGCCCTGCTGGCCGGCTGGATCCACTACCTGGCCTTCGACCTGCTTACCGGTGTATTCATTGTCACCAATGCCCGCAAGCATGGCATCGGATTCTGGCCCCTGCTACCCTGCCTCTTTTTCACCTTCATGCTGGGCCCATTTGGCTTATTGCTTTACCTGTTGCTGCGCTGGTTCCAGACCAGGCAATATTTTGCTGACATTGAATAA
- a CDS encoding WD40/YVTN/BNR-like repeat-containing protein — protein sequence MNNRIFGWWLLLLLASMPAMAQRIIELEGKPGISIRGMSVVNDRIAWVSGSKGTIGRTSNGGKTWTFLTVKGYENRDFRDIEAFDIATAVIMAIDEPALILRTHDGGASWQPVYQNPNKGMFLDAMQFRNKKDGIVLGDPINGKFFLASTHDGGRSWQDLPATVLPQADSGEACFAASGTNIRMLQHDQFQFITGGLKSRVFLDNRVIDLPLLQGQTTTGANSIAVRSKNKWIVVGGDFARDTLQQGNAALTRDGGKTWTSPRSGPFGYRSCVIYAGRKKLVACGTSGVDISLDGGRTWQNISKTGYHVVQQAKDGKAIYLAGGNGRLAKLSWK from the coding sequence ATGAATAACCGAATTTTTGGATGGTGGCTCCTGCTGCTCCTGGCCAGTATGCCCGCCATGGCCCAACGCATCATTGAACTGGAAGGCAAGCCCGGTATCAGCATCCGTGGCATGAGCGTGGTGAATGACCGTATCGCCTGGGTCAGCGGCAGTAAAGGCACTATTGGCAGGACATCGAATGGAGGCAAGACCTGGACATTCTTGACCGTTAAGGGATATGAGAACCGCGACTTCCGCGATATAGAAGCTTTCGATATTGCCACCGCTGTGATCATGGCCATAGATGAACCCGCCCTGATCCTGCGCACCCATGATGGCGGTGCCAGCTGGCAACCTGTTTACCAGAACCCCAACAAAGGCATGTTCCTGGATGCCATGCAATTCCGTAACAAAAAAGACGGCATCGTTTTGGGTGACCCCATCAACGGTAAATTCTTCCTGGCCTCCACACATGATGGGGGCCGCTCCTGGCAGGATCTCCCCGCAACAGTATTACCCCAGGCCGATTCCGGCGAAGCCTGCTTTGCCGCCAGTGGCACCAATATCAGGATGCTCCAACACGACCAATTCCAATTCATCACCGGTGGCCTGAAGTCACGGGTATTCCTTGATAACAGGGTCATTGACCTGCCACTATTGCAAGGCCAAACCACCACAGGCGCCAATTCTATTGCGGTACGCAGCAAGAACAAATGGATAGTGGTGGGTGGCGACTTTGCCAGGGACACCCTTCAACAAGGCAATGCAGCCCTCACAAGGGATGGAGGCAAGACCTGGACCAGTCCACGGTCAGGACCGTTTGGCTATCGCTCCTGCGTGATCTATGCCGGCAGGAAGAAACTGGTGGCCTGCGGTACCAGCGGAGTGGACATCTCCCTTGACGGGGGACGGACCTGGCAAAACATCAGCAAGACCGGTTACCATGTGGTGCAGCAGGCAAAGGATGGCAAGGCCATCTACCTGGCCGGTGGCAACGGGCGATTGGCCAAACTGAGCTGGAAATAA
- the hscB gene encoding Fe-S protein assembly co-chaperone HscB — translation MMNYFELYSIPVSFQPDQNLVKQQFYRLSRQYHPDFYTQASAEEQAEVLDKSAAVNKAYRTFMDADATIQYVLEWKGLVEPEEKYQLDPMFLAEVMDINEALMELEMDPDPAGLEKAGIMTQNLLNEVYEHVEPILADYQEGVTTEKELLQVKDYYYKKKYLQRILDKIDSTRNIASPN, via the coding sequence ATGATGAATTATTTTGAACTCTATAGTATACCCGTTTCCTTCCAGCCGGATCAGAACCTGGTCAAACAGCAGTTTTACAGGCTGAGCCGGCAGTACCATCCCGACTTCTATACCCAGGCCAGTGCAGAAGAGCAGGCCGAGGTATTGGATAAATCCGCCGCTGTGAACAAGGCCTACCGGACCTTTATGGACGCCGATGCCACCATCCAGTATGTGCTGGAATGGAAAGGACTGGTGGAGCCGGAAGAAAAATACCAACTCGACCCAATGTTCCTGGCGGAGGTGATGGATATCAACGAGGCCCTGATGGAACTGGAAATGGACCCCGACCCTGCCGGACTGGAAAAGGCAGGGATTATGACCCAAAACCTATTAAATGAAGTATATGAGCATGTGGAGCCGATTCTGGCAGATTATCAGGAAGGTGTTACTACCGAAAAAGAGCTGTTGCAAGTGAAGGACTATTATTACAAGAAAAAATATTTGCAGCGAATTTTGGACAAGATAGACTCAACCCGTAATATTGCATCCCCAAACTAA